The DNA segment GAGGGCCTACGTTTTGCCGTTCGTGAAGGCGGCCATACCGTTGGCGCCGGGGTTGTGACCAAGATACTGGAGTAGGCTGCACGGGCTGAACTGGAGGCCGAGATGGCGCAAAAAGAGGTCCGGGTACTGGTGACGATGACCTGCCCGGAGTGCAAGTCGCGGAACTACACGACGAGCAAAAATCGTCAGAAGACTCAAAAGAAGCTGGAGCTGATGAAGTTCTGCCCGAATCCGAAATGCCGGAAACACACGCGGCACACAGAGGGCAAGTAGGTTTGCCGCTCGCGCCGCGGATTGCGGCGCGAGCGTACAGGGGTGTAGCTCAGCTGGTAGAGCGGCGGTCTCCAAAACCGTAGGTCGCGGGTTCAAGTCCTGCCTCCCCTGCCGGTCAGCGCCGGTGGCGAACACAGGCGCTGCACGTTACTGACAAGGGCCGGCGAGGTACCGGCAAACAACGAAGGGCGAACATGGCAGCAGAAAAAACGACGGGCGCGCCCGGTGAGCCGGTCCGCAAACAGCCGAACTTCTTCGCGGAGGTAATTACCGAGTTGAAGAAGACCACCTGGCCCACCCGCCAGGCAGCCAACCGGCTTACAATGGAAGTGCTGATGGTGCTCCTGGTCGTCGGCATCTACATGGGCACGCTGGATTGGCTTTGCACGCAGATCGTCAACAGGTTCCAGTTGCTGCGCTAACAGGCCCACCGCCGCTACCGCATCCGCCCTATTACGGAAACACCCTTTAATGCAACGACATTGGTACGCCGTCCACACCTACTCCGGCCACGAAAACAAGGTGATGAACAACATCACGAGCCGGGCCAAATCGATGGGCCTGGCGGACAAGATATTTCGCGTGCTGGTGCCCACGGAAGCCGAGTTGAGAACCCGCGCGGGCAAGAAGACGGAACACAAGCGCAAAGTCTTCCCAGGGTACGTACTCATCGATATGGTTCTGGACCCCACCACGTGGCACCTGGTGAAGTCGACGACGGGCGTTACCGGTTTCGTCACGTCGGGTGACAAGGCGATTCCGCTTCAGGAGAGCGAAGTTCAGCAGATTCTGGAGGCGGTTGAGGGCAACAAGCCGACACCGGTGGTGCGCTTCGAGAAGAACGAGGTTGTGCGCGTGATTTCGGGTCCGTTCACGGAATTCACCGGCAAGATCGAAGAAGTGAATGCCGACAAGGAGAAGCTGAAGGTACTGATCTCCATCTTCGGACGCGATACGCCGGTCGAGCTTGATTTTCAACAGGTAGAAAAGATCGTTTAGCGGGAAGAGGAACATGGCGAAGAAGATTACGGCGGTTGTAAAACTACAGATATCAGCCGGCAAGGCTACCCCGGCGCCGCCCGTCGGCTCCAGCCTGGGCCCGTATGGCATCAACATGATGGAGTTCATCAAGGCGTACAACGACAAAACGGCCAGCCAGGTCGGAACGATCGTGCCTGCGGAGATCACCATCTATGAAGATCGCTCCTTCACGTTTATCACCAAAACGCCACCGGCGGCGGAACTGATAAAGAAGGAGTTGAGCCTGGAGAAGGGTTCGGGCGTACCGAATCGAGACAAGATTGGCGTGCTGACCTCAGAACAGATTCGGCGCATCGCCGAGATCAAGATGCCCGACCTGAACGCCAACGATCTGGAGGCCGCCATGAAGGTGGTGGCCGGCACGGCGCGCTCCATGGGCGTGGACGTGGCACAATAGTCCCGGCGCCAGCCGCTGCGGACGGAATCGGAGGGCAGTTTATGCTTCCATCACCCACTATTGCAAAGGCAGTAACGTTTCTGACGCTCGGAAGCATGTGGGCAATCGCCTGCCTGCATGCCGGCAGGACCGACACCGACGTTCCGTTTCACGTTGCCGTAGATCGCCGTGAAACCCGCCAACGCCTCTTCTTTGTCCGATCGGTATGGGTTGCCCTGGCGGCCGCATTCCTTAGCCTGGTGCTTCAGGATCTGCTGCCGCTTGTGTCGTTTGCATCTGTGGCACAGCGTGAACTGCTTCTTGGCGTTCTGCGCTCTGCAGGCGTTTGGGGAATCGTAGTAACAGCGTTCGTATGGGCGCAAACTGCCCATCTGGTTACCGGCCGCTTGCCGGGCTCGCCAGAGATGCGGTCCAGCAGCGACCGCAAGTAGATCCACCGCCGGCGCAATTGCGCCGACACCACCCGTGGGAGGGCGCATGCCCGCTTGCACCACCGGAGAATAATGCATGCCACCGGAAGATCTGAAGACCAATGAAGAGCCTGAGAGGGCCAGTCGATCCTTTGCGACTCGCCGCCGGGAAAAGCGCGGCAGACGCAAACATAGCAACCGATATCTGGAGCTAGTCCGCCGCGTTGGCCGCGGAGCGCCGCGCCCGGTGGATGAGGCGATTGCTCTTGTAAAATCGATGGCGACAGCCGGCTTCGACGAAACCATCGAAGTCGCGGTGCAGTTGGGCGTAGACCCACGCCATGGCGAGCAGGCGGTGCGCGGCACCACCATGCTTCCACATGGCACCGGGAAGGGAAAGGTTGTTTGGGTATTCGCGCGGGGCGATGCCGCGGCCGCCGCTACCGCAGCCGGCGCCGATGTGGTTGGCGCCGAGGACCTTGTTGAACGAATTCAGAAGGCCGGCGGCGCCGAGTGCGACCTGCTGGTCGCCGCGCCGGATATGATGGTTCTGTTGCGCCCGCTTGGGCAACTGCTCAAGGCAAAGATGCCGAACCCCAAATCGGGAACGGTGACGGCAGCGCCCGGCGACATTGTAACGGAAGTGAAAAAGGGTACGCGTACCGAGTACCGCGTGGAGAAGGCGGGCATTATCCACTCGTCCATCGGTAAGGCCAGCTTCCCGGATGACCACCTGCGCGACAACCTTGTGGCGCTATTGCTGGCGCTGATCAAATCAAAGCCGCCAACCTCCAAAGGCAAGTACCTGCGCGCCATCTCAGTCAGCTCCAGCATGAGCCCTGGCGTACCGGTTGATACGGTGGCCGCACAAAAGCTTACCGGCAGGGGCTGACCGCAGTCGCAAGCAAGCATGTGGTTGGCGGGTACACCGGCATGGATAGTTCGACCAGGCGCCTGTAGTTGGGAATGAGCGCCTCGCTCGTCCCTTGTGGTGCATGCCTCTGCGCCGAACGTCAGGATACGACGGCGCGGCGTGATCCAAACCTGGGTTATGCGCACTCACCGCAGTCGTTATCTCCGCCATGGCGCGTAGATGTGGCGGCGGAAACCGACCCCAGCTACGTGTGCAGGCGCATTTGAGCGACGCGAATCCGGTTGAGCGACCGCTCCAACTCGGCCCGAGCCGCTTCCGCTCCGCCCGAACCGCCCCCAACTTCCAGCGCACTGCGCGCCCGATCCGCCGAGGCTTGGGCTCGCTCCACGTCGATCTCTTCGGCCAGTTCCGCTGTATCGGCCAGTATGATCACCTTATTGCCGCTGACCTGGAGGAATCCGCCACTGGTGGCGATGTGGGAACCAAACCCCGTGGGAAGCGTGAGTGAGATCAACCCCACGCGCAGCTCGGTGAGGAAGGAGGCATGGCCTGCCAGCACGCCAAAGGACCCTTCGACGCCGGGCGCTACGATACTTTGCACGTGATCGGAGAAGACCATGCGCTCCGGCGTGACGAGATCGAGCTGAAAGGTGGGCATTTTAGGATCCGTTAACTACGCGGCGCCGGCCTCGATGGTGCGCGCTTTCTCAACCGCCTCTTCCACAGTACCGACCATGTAGAACGCCTGCTCCGGCAGATGATCGTATTTGCCCTCTACGACCTCTTTGAACGAGCGGATCGTATCCTTGATCGGCACGTACTTACCGGGCTGGCCAGTAAACTGCTCCGCGACGCGGAACGCCTGCGACAGGAACCGCTCGATGCGCCGGGCGCGGTTCACCACGGTGCGGTCTTCATCGGAAAGCTCCTCGATTCCCAAAATGGCAATGATGTCTTGAAGCTCTTTATACCGCTGAAGAATCTGCTGAACCTGCCGCGCCACCTGGTAATGCTCCTCACCGACCACGGCCGGCGTGAGGATGCGCGAGGTAGAGGCGAGCGGGTCAACCGCCGGATAGATGCCCTTCTCCGATACCCGCCGCTCCAGATAGACGTAGGCGTCCAGGTGCGCAAAGGTTGTGGCCGGAGCGGGATCCGTTGGGTCGTCGGCGGGCACGTAGATTGCCTGCACCGAGGTTACAGAGCCCTTCCGGGTTGACGTGATGCGCTCCTGCAGGTCACCCATTTCGGTGCCGAGCGTCGGCTGATAACCGACCGCGCTCGGGATGCGGCCGAGGAGCGCGGATACCTCGGAACCGGCCTGCACGAAGCGGAAGATATTGTCGATAAAGAGCAGTACATCCTGGCCCTCCTGCTCTCGGAAGTACTCGGCGATAGTGAGCGCGGAGAGCGCAACACGGAGGCGCGCGCCCGGCGGCTCGTTCATCTGGCCGAAGACCATGGCGGTTTTATCAATGACGCCGGATTCGGTCATCTCCAGCCAGAGGTCATTGCCCTCGCGGGTGCGCTCCCCCACGCCGGCAAACACCGAATAGCCGCCGTGTTCGGTAGCAATGTTGGTGATAAGCTCCTGAATAAGCACCGTTTTGCCGAGACCCGCGCCGCCGAACAGGCCAATCTTGCCGCCCTTGAGAAACGGTGTGAGCAGATCAACGACCTTGAGGCCGGTCTCCAGGACCTCCTGCGTGGGATTCTGGTCGGAGAAGCTCGGCGGTGGACGATGGATGGGCCAGCGCTCCGCTACCTCGATCGAACCCTTCTCGTCAATCGGGCGGCCGAGCAGATTCACGATCCGCCCCAGTACATTCTTGCCGACCGGCACGGATATCGCCTCGCCGGTATCCTGCGCCGGCATCCCGCGCACCAGGCCATCGGTGCTGGACATCGCGATACAGCGCACCACATTGTTGCCAAGGTGAAGCGCTACTTCAACGGTCAGGTTGATGTTTCGGGCGGGATCCGTGATGGTACAGGCATGCAGTATCTGCGGAAGCTCTCCGGCCGGAAAGCCGAGATCAACTACCGGTCCCTGAACCTGTACGATTTGTCCGGTTGCCATGTGGGGCTACTGGCTCCTTTGCGTAGAACCGGCCGCGTAACGACCCGGCGGCGTGGCGAAGCGTGGCGTTGAGACGGGCCGGCATGGGTACGTTGTACCGGCACGCGGTTTGCGTTATTATGAACGCTGAGCGGGAACTTCCTGCCGGGTCGGCGTGATCGCTGCCGAAACGCGGTTCGCGTTTGCATGAAATTTCACAAACTATTCTAGCAGGTTCGGGCAGGCAATACAACCGGTTGCAGCACGGTTAGAGGAGCTTTCCATGAGGCTTGTTCGCTTTAATGAGGGACGCCTTGGCGTCGCGACCCCGAACGGTTCGGTGATCGACCTTGCCGCGGCGGCCGGCCCGGCCGGCATCGAGAGGTTTCCGGCTTCGATGTCGGCTTTTTTGGCGCGCGGAGCTGAGGGCTTCGCAGACGCAGTTCGAACCGCGGACGCGGCATCGCCCACCAGCGTGCTGCCACCCGGATCCGTTCAGCTGCTATCCCCGGTGGGTGATCCGCCGAAGATCATCTGCATTGGTCAGAACTACCGCGATCACTGTGCCGAGCAGAATCAGCCTATACCCGAGCGAGCGATTATCTTCTCCAAATTTGCCACTGCCCTCAACCGGCCCGGCGGCGCAATCGTTCTGCCGAAGATATCGGAACAGGTGGATTACGAGGCGGAACTGGCGTTTGTTATCGGCGTTGGCGGGCGCGACATTCCTGAGTCTGAGGCGCGGCGCCATATTGCCGGCTACATGTGCGCCAACGATGTATCGGCGCGTGACATCCAGTTTGGCGACAAGCAGTGGGTTCGCGGCAAAACGTTCGATTCTTTCTTTCCATGCGGACCATGGCTGGTGACGGCGGACGAGATAGATGATCCGCACAACCTGGCAATCTCGCTGACGCTTAACGGTAAGGTGATGCAGCAGTCGAATACGGGAAACCTGGTCTTTGGCGTCGACTCGCTGGTCAGTTATCTTTCGCAGGTGGTTACGCTGCAGCCTGGCGATATCGTAAGCACCGGTACACCGGGCGGCGTTGGCGTATTCCGCGATCCACCGGTGTTTCTGCTTCCGGGTGACGAGGTGGCGGTCACCATCTCCGGGCTTGGAACGCTCACGAACACGGTAACGGCTGCCTAGCCGTTCAGCACTTCCGCCACGGAGACTTCCGCCATAACCTCCGCGGAGCGGTACGCTGCCAGGACTACGGCCAGATTGAGCAATCCATCGCGCGGCGTGCCGCGGAGTTGTTGAATGCCGTTGACTGCGTCCACAAAGTTCCGGATTTCGCCGTCAAAGGTATCCTGCCAGTCGTAAGCCGGCATCATCACGTTCGGTTCACTGCCCGGATACCAGGCCACTACGGCGCCAAGTGGGCTTCCGACGCTTACGCAACCCGTTGTGCCAAAGAGGGTGAGTACCGGCGCGCCGCCGCGCCCGGTGGCGGCATGCGTGGCGAAGAGCTGGCCCAGCACGCCACTGGCAAAGCGCATCGAGAGGCTCGCGGTATCTTCCGACGCGGCGCCTAATTCCGGCCGGTGCCGTGCACAGGCTGCGAAAACCGTCTCAATATCGCCGGCCACCTGCCGCATGGCATCTACGACGTGGATTGCCCCGTCTATCAGGTGGCCGCCACCCGCCAGACTGAGATCGCCACGCCAGCCGCTGTTCATTTCCGCGCGTTGGTAGTGGCTGTAAGCGGCCTGTACCCCAACCAGATCGCCGATTTCGCCGGACGCCGCTGCATCCGCCGCCATCGCTATCGTCGCGGCAAATCGCATGTTCTCGCCGTGCATCAGTACCACCCCGCTCCGCACCGATGCATCGATCATCGCCCGGCAATCCTGAACGCTGATTGCCAGGGGCTTCTCGCACAGAACGTGCTTGCCGGCGTTCATCGCGCGGATGGCGTACTCAGCATGAAGGTGGTGTGGCAGGCACAGGTCCACGGCCTGAATGGCGGGGTCGTCGAGGAGCATTTGGAACTCCACACACGAGCGGGCGTTCCACTTCTCTGCAGTCTGAGCGGCAAGCGCTCCATTCACGTCGCAGCAAACGGTCACCCGCGCAGAATCGGTCACGTGCTGCCAGGCGCGCATATGCGCTCCGCTGATGACGCCACATCCCACGAGCGCTGCATTGATGATTGAGTTCGCCATAGGTCTTCGGCTACCGTAGCTTGCGCTGGGGTTTAGGTCCAGCCGGTGCGATTTCGTCTGCCGGCTGCGGAACTCCTGCGGGGAGCAGGCAAAACAGATGCCGCCGGTGAAGTTACAAAAGCGGAGGAGAGAACCACCACCATGGGAATTCGGGTCTTCGAGCTCAACCACGTGGCGATTAACGTTAGCGACCTGGACCGTTCCATTCGGTTTTACGGTGAAACCCTGGGACTGCCGCAGATTGCGCGGCCGGCATTCGCGTTTCCTGGCGCCTGGTTCGCACTCGGCTCTCAGGAACTCCACCTCATCGCAGACTGGCCTCCGCCTACCGGCCCACGTTTGCACCACCACTTCGCGCTGCGTGTACCCAATGCCTTCGAGGCGCGCAGGCACCTTGAGGAGCATGGCGTTGCGGGCCTTCGTGGCCCGGCGCCGCGTCCAGATGGCCCCATGCAGTTGTTCTTCACCGACCCGGACGGCTACAGCATTGAGATGTACTCGCTGCCGGACAACGACCCGGGCAGCACGGGAGGTTCCAAATGACCGGTACTACCATGACCCCGGTGCACGATGTAATGTGCACCACCACTCTTGAGGTCGACGGCTTCGAGATTACGCGCCACCTGGGGATTGTGCGCGGGATTACAGTCCGTACTCGGGGCGCGCTGTTTCAGATCGCTGTGGGGTTGCGTCAGATGGTCGGTGGGCGTATCGGCGCCTATGTGGAGTTGTGTGAATACGCCCGCGAGGAGGCGCTGCAGTACATGCTGACGCATGCCCGCGAGCATGGCGCCAACGCAGTGGTTGGCATGCGCTACGACGCCACGGAATTGGGCCCGGGCATCACCGAGGTTCTCGCTTACGGCACGGCGGTGGTCGTCCAGCCGAAGACGGGCTGAAGGCGCAGGATGGAACATGACGGCGAATCCAGCGGCGACGCCATGTTGTTGGCCGCCATACTGAACCATCGAAGCATGGAGGAGGCCAACCGCTGTGTTGCCCGGCTGGCAGCCACCGAGTTTCGGGGCGACGCGGATGGTTTATCATGGTTCGCGAGCCGGATAGCGAGCCCGGTAGCCAACATGGTAGTACGCACCCGCCTCGGCGGGCCACCGCGTGAAGGAGCGATCGAAAACCTTCTCGATACCTACCGCAAGCTGGGCAGCCCCATCGCCTGGCTGGTTGGGCCCGCCTCAACGCCCGGCAACCTGGACAAAGAACTCGAGGCCCATGGTCTTATAAACCAGACGCAGTTGCCGCTGATGAATATCGACCTGGAGAAGTACAGCTCGACGGCGACGCCAGCGGGAGTCACGATTTCCGAGGTAGAGACGGATAGCGAGCTCGCGACTTTCACGGATATAGCCGCTGAAGCGTTTGAATGTCCACGTGGCGCCATCGCTCTCTGGTCCGATGCCGGTATGCGCATGCCACGCGACGGTGAGGTACGCGCCCGGATGTTCCTGGCCTCGCTGGATGGCGTGCCGGTCGCCACGGCCCAGCTTGCGGTGGCGCTGGGCGTGGCCGGAGTCTACGCGGTGTCGACCCTCCCGAAAGCACGCGGCCGGGGTCTCGGCACTGCAGTGACGTGGGCAGCGCTTACCGCGGGCCGCGAGATGGGATGCCGGGTGGGCACGCTGCAGGCGTCGCCAATGGGCAAACCGGTCTATCACCGAATGGGCTTTGTAGAGGTTGGTGCGATCTCGCTGTTCGGATTCGGCGGCGGATGACGTCGGAAGCCGGCTCGGCGTTCTCGCAGATCGCGCCGATCTACGATGAACTGATGCGGGGAGTACCGTACGGCAAGTGGTACAACTACGTGCTGCTGCTGCTCCAGCGCAACGGCCGGAGTCCGACGAGCGCACTGGACCTTGCCTGCGGCACCGGCACATTCAGCCTGCTGCTGGCGAAGAGCGGTATGGCGGTAACCGGTGTGGACCGCTCCGCAGGCATGATCGACGAGGCCCGCCGAAAAGCGTCCGCACAAAACCTGGATGTTCGATACCTGGTACAGGAAGCCAGCGCTCTCGACGTCGGCGGCGAGCCGTTCGATCTGTGCGTATGCCTCTTCGACAGTCTCAACTATATCCTGGATGACACCGCCCTGCTGCAGTGCTTCTCGCGCGTGCGCAGCAGCTTGACGCCACGCGCCGCGTTCATCTTTGACATGAACACGGAGTTCGCCCTGGCCAACGAGTTCTTTGACCAGGAGGTGCTGGATGAGGAGGAGCCTCTACGCCACCGGTGGCTCAGTCGCTATGATGCAGATACGGGCCTGTGCCGCGTCGAGATGGAGTTCTGGATTCGCCGGCAGGACGGCACGGACGAGATGCTGCACGAAACCCATGTTCAACGGGCGCCCTCCGTGGAACAGGTGACACGCCTGTTGATGTTGGCGGGATTCCGTCGCGTGGAGGCGTTCAACAGCTTCACCCTGGCGCCACCGGGCCCGTGCTCCGACCGGGTGCATTATGTAGCGTTACCTGCATAGCAAACCGTTTCCGATACCGAAGAGACTCAACAACCAGTCGGAGCGGTCTGGCGTGGATTCTGGTTAATAGGGTTACTTTAGCTATAAGTTTATTGACATACCATACGATCAAGCAGGTACACTGGCGCGTGACAGAGCGGCCTGCGGCGACGCATGGCCGCGATTTTTTGCTATCAGAGGATTCGCGTGCCGATACATCTGCAAGGAACGCAAGCGATCAGCGACCAGGGCCACCTGACGGTTGGAGGCTGCGACACGGTTGCCCTGGCGGCGGAATTCGGCACTCCGCTCTATGTACTGGACGAGGATGCGCTGCGGGGCAACCTCAATCGGTACCGCACGGCATTTGAACAGGCGTACCCCCGCTGTCGCTGCTACTTCGCCGGTAAGGCCCTGCTGAATCTCGCCGTGGTGCGCATAGTGGATGAGGCTGGCTGGAACCTGGATGTAGCGACGGAGGGCGAATTGGCGGTCGCCGTGGCGGCCGGACTACCGGCGGCGCGAATCGCGTTTCACGGCAGCAACAAGTCGATGGGTGAAGTGATGGCCGGCCTGGGCGCCGGCATTGGCCACTTTGTGCTGGACAATCAGCACGAACTGGAACTGCTGCGCACGGCCACGGCACAGACCGGCAAGCGAGTGCGTGTCATGGTGAGGTGCACGCCCGGTGTGGATCCGCAAACGCACCGGCTGATTCGAACCGGGCAGGCGGATACCAAATTCGGCTTTAACATCACCGATGGCTCGGCGCTGAAGGCGGTTGCCGGCGTGCTGGATACCCCTCATCTGCATTTTGTAGGCCTCCACTGTCACATCGGATCGCAGTTGCAGGATGCGGAGACACACGAGCAGGCAGCGGCGATTATGGCGTCGCTTACGCGCGAAGTTCACGCTCAACTAGGCGCCCGGGTGGAGGAGCTGAATCTTGGTGGCGGGCTTGGCGTCCGCTACAGCGACGCCGACCATCCGCCTACCTACGCGGAGTTTGCCGCACGGGTCTCCGGCGCTTTGAAGGCTGCGCTGGCAATGGATGAGGATCGCCTGCCGGTACTGGGCCTGGAACCGGGCAGATCCATCGCCGCCGAGGCCGGCTTGACGCTCTACACGGTCGGAGCGATTAAATCGGTTCCGGTTTCGGAGCCGGCCGGACGTAGAAAGTACGTTTCGATTGATGGAGGCATGTCAGACAATCCGCGGCCTCAGATGTACGGTGCAGTTTACAGCTGTGTGGTGGCAAATCGAGCGAACGAGCCGCACACGGAAGTCTGTGCACTCGCGGGCAAACATTGTGAGACCGACGTATTGGTGCAGCGGGCGCATCTGGCGCACGTTGAGGCGGGCGACACGGTAGCGGTACAGACCACAGGCGCCTATAACTCTACGATGGCCAGCAACTATAACCGAATGCCAAGACCTGCGATGGTGTTGGTTGGCGCAGGTAAGCCTGACTTGATTGTAGAGCGGGAGTCGTTATCGGATTTGCTCCGCCGGGAGCGCGTTCCGGAGCGGCTTGCCAGGCGTCCGGCCGCCAACGTGGCAGTGAACTGATCGAATGGACTCCCGATGACGTTTACCGGCTTTGCAATTGGTCTGATAGTTATTGTTCTAGGCCTATCCTTGCACGAGTTTGGGCACGCGCTAGCGGCTGATCGTCTCGGCGATCCCGGCCCGCGTGCTGCTGGGCGCTTGACCATCCGGCCGGA comes from the Armatimonadota bacterium genome and includes:
- the atpD gene encoding F0F1 ATP synthase subunit beta produces the protein MATGQIVQVQGPVVDLGFPAGELPQILHACTITDPARNINLTVEVALHLGNNVVRCIAMSSTDGLVRGMPAQDTGEAISVPVGKNVLGRIVNLLGRPIDEKGSIEVAERWPIHRPPPSFSDQNPTQEVLETGLKVVDLLTPFLKGGKIGLFGGAGLGKTVLIQELITNIATEHGGYSVFAGVGERTREGNDLWLEMTESGVIDKTAMVFGQMNEPPGARLRVALSALTIAEYFREQEGQDVLLFIDNIFRFVQAGSEVSALLGRIPSAVGYQPTLGTEMGDLQERITSTRKGSVTSVQAIYVPADDPTDPAPATTFAHLDAYVYLERRVSEKGIYPAVDPLASTSRILTPAVVGEEHYQVARQVQQILQRYKELQDIIAILGIEELSDEDRTVVNRARRIERFLSQAFRVAEQFTGQPGKYVPIKDTIRSFKEVVEGKYDHLPEQAFYMVGTVEEAVEKARTIEAGAA
- a CDS encoding VOC family protein, encoding MRVFELNHVAINVSDLDRSIRFYGETLGLPQIARPAFAFPGAWFALGSQELHLIADWPPPTGPRLHHHFALRVPNAFEARRHLEEHGVAGLRGPAPRPDGPMQLFFTDPDGYSIEMYSLPDNDPGSTGGSK
- a CDS encoding fumarylacetoacetate hydrolase family protein — protein: MRLVRFNEGRLGVATPNGSVIDLAAAAGPAGIERFPASMSAFLARGAEGFADAVRTADAASPTSVLPPGSVQLLSPVGDPPKIICIGQNYRDHCAEQNQPIPERAIIFSKFATALNRPGGAIVLPKISEQVDYEAELAFVIGVGGRDIPESEARRHIAGYMCANDVSARDIQFGDKQWVRGKTFDSFFPCGPWLVTADEIDDPHNLAISLTLNGKVMQQSNTGNLVFGVDSLVSYLSQVVTLQPGDIVSTGTPGGVGVFRDPPVFLLPGDEVAVTISGLGTLTNTVTAA
- the rpmG gene encoding 50S ribosomal protein L33, with the protein product MAQKEVRVLVTMTCPECKSRNYTTSKNRQKTQKKLELMKFCPNPKCRKHTRHTEGK
- a CDS encoding Gfo/Idh/MocA family oxidoreductase → MANSIINAALVGCGVISGAHMRAWQHVTDSARVTVCCDVNGALAAQTAEKWNARSCVEFQMLLDDPAIQAVDLCLPHHLHAEYAIRAMNAGKHVLCEKPLAISVQDCRAMIDASVRSGVVLMHGENMRFAATIAMAADAAASGEIGDLVGVQAAYSHYQRAEMNSGWRGDLSLAGGGHLIDGAIHVVDAMRQVAGDIETVFAACARHRPELGAASEDTASLSMRFASGVLGQLFATHAATGRGGAPVLTLFGTTGCVSVGSPLGAVVAWYPGSEPNVMMPAYDWQDTFDGEIRNFVDAVNGIQQLRGTPRDGLLNLAVVLAAYRSAEVMAEVSVAEVLNG
- the secE gene encoding preprotein translocase subunit SecE, with the protein product MAAEKTTGAPGEPVRKQPNFFAEVITELKKTTWPTRQAANRLTMEVLMVLLVVGIYMGTLDWLCTQIVNRFQLLR
- a CDS encoding F0F1 ATP synthase subunit epsilon — translated: MPTFQLDLVTPERMVFSDHVQSIVAPGVEGSFGVLAGHASFLTELRVGLISLTLPTGFGSHIATSGGFLQVSGNKVIILADTAELAEEIDVERAQASADRARSALEVGGGSGGAEAARAELERSLNRIRVAQMRLHT
- a CDS encoding class I SAM-dependent methyltransferase is translated as MTSEAGSAFSQIAPIYDELMRGVPYGKWYNYVLLLLQRNGRSPTSALDLACGTGTFSLLLAKSGMAVTGVDRSAGMIDEARRKASAQNLDVRYLVQEASALDVGGEPFDLCVCLFDSLNYILDDTALLQCFSRVRSSLTPRAAFIFDMNTEFALANEFFDQEVLDEEEPLRHRWLSRYDADTGLCRVEMEFWIRRQDGTDEMLHETHVQRAPSVEQVTRLLMLAGFRRVEAFNSFTLAPPGPCSDRVHYVALPA
- a CDS encoding YbjQ family protein encodes the protein MCTTTLEVDGFEITRHLGIVRGITVRTRGALFQIAVGLRQMVGGRIGAYVELCEYAREEALQYMLTHAREHGANAVVGMRYDATELGPGITEVLAYGTAVVVQPKTG
- the nusG gene encoding transcription termination/antitermination factor NusG, whose protein sequence is MQRHWYAVHTYSGHENKVMNNITSRAKSMGLADKIFRVLVPTEAELRTRAGKKTEHKRKVFPGYVLIDMVLDPTTWHLVKSTTGVTGFVTSGDKAIPLQESEVQQILEAVEGNKPTPVVRFEKNEVVRVISGPFTEFTGKIEEVNADKEKLKVLISIFGRDTPVELDFQQVEKIV
- the rplK gene encoding 50S ribosomal protein L11, with translation MAKKITAVVKLQISAGKATPAPPVGSSLGPYGINMMEFIKAYNDKTASQVGTIVPAEITIYEDRSFTFITKTPPAAELIKKELSLEKGSGVPNRDKIGVLTSEQIRRIAEIKMPDLNANDLEAAMKVVAGTARSMGVDVAQ
- the rplA gene encoding 50S ribosomal protein L1, with the translated sequence MPPEDLKTNEEPERASRSFATRRREKRGRRKHSNRYLELVRRVGRGAPRPVDEAIALVKSMATAGFDETIEVAVQLGVDPRHGEQAVRGTTMLPHGTGKGKVVWVFARGDAAAAATAAGADVVGAEDLVERIQKAGGAECDLLVAAPDMMVLLRPLGQLLKAKMPNPKSGTVTAAPGDIVTEVKKGTRTEYRVEKAGIIHSSIGKASFPDDHLRDNLVALLLALIKSKPPTSKGKYLRAISVSSSMSPGVPVDTVAAQKLTGRG
- the lysA gene encoding diaminopimelate decarboxylase, which produces MAAIFCYQRIRVPIHLQGTQAISDQGHLTVGGCDTVALAAEFGTPLYVLDEDALRGNLNRYRTAFEQAYPRCRCYFAGKALLNLAVVRIVDEAGWNLDVATEGELAVAVAAGLPAARIAFHGSNKSMGEVMAGLGAGIGHFVLDNQHELELLRTATAQTGKRVRVMVRCTPGVDPQTHRLIRTGQADTKFGFNITDGSALKAVAGVLDTPHLHFVGLHCHIGSQLQDAETHEQAAAIMASLTREVHAQLGARVEELNLGGGLGVRYSDADHPPTYAEFAARVSGALKAALAMDEDRLPVLGLEPGRSIAAEAGLTLYTVGAIKSVPVSEPAGRRKYVSIDGGMSDNPRPQMYGAVYSCVVANRANEPHTEVCALAGKHCETDVLVQRAHLAHVEAGDTVAVQTTGAYNSTMASNYNRMPRPAMVLVGAGKPDLIVERESLSDLLRRERVPERLARRPAANVAVN
- a CDS encoding GNAT family N-acetyltransferase — translated: MEHDGESSGDAMLLAAILNHRSMEEANRCVARLAATEFRGDADGLSWFASRIASPVANMVVRTRLGGPPREGAIENLLDTYRKLGSPIAWLVGPASTPGNLDKELEAHGLINQTQLPLMNIDLEKYSSTATPAGVTISEVETDSELATFTDIAAEAFECPRGAIALWSDAGMRMPRDGEVRARMFLASLDGVPVATAQLAVALGVAGVYAVSTLPKARGRGLGTAVTWAALTAGREMGCRVGTLQASPMGKPVYHRMGFVEVGAISLFGFGGG